A genomic segment from Salvia splendens isolate huo1 chromosome 13, SspV2, whole genome shotgun sequence encodes:
- the LOC121760575 gene encoding uncharacterized protein LOC121760575 has translation MSPYQLVFGKSCHLPFELEYRSYWAVKKLNQDFQKAGEERRIFLNEMDEFRMEAYDSSSTYKERIKAYHDRMISPRELTLGDVVLLHNSRLSLFHKKLKSKWTGPYMIKKIYDSGMVELLAPDGTLFQANGHRVKKYYSSDKVMEEEVELEEPPKE, from the coding sequence ATGTCTCCCTATCAATTAGTTTTTGGcaaatcatgtcatttgccCTTTGAGTTGGAGTATAGGTCCTATTGGGCGGTCAAGAAGTTGAATCAAGATTTCCAAAAGGCCGGCGAAGAGAGGCGCATCTTTCTTAATGAGATGGACGAGTTTCGAATGGAAGCCTATGATAGCTCGTCAACTTACAAAGAAAGGATTAAGGCCTACCATGATAGGATGATTAGTCCACGAGAGCTCACTTTGGGGGATGTAGTTTTGTTACACAATTCGAGACTCTCTCTTTTCCACAAAAagttgaagtccaaatggaccgGTCCCTACATGATCAAGAAAATCTATGACAGTGGGATGGTTGAGTTGCTAGCTCCGGATGGGACGTTGTTCCAAGCCAATGGTCATCGAGTGAAGAAATACTATAGCTCGGACAAGGTGATGGAAGAGGAAGTGGAACTAGAAGAACCACCCAAGGAGTGA